A genome region from Vicinamibacterales bacterium includes the following:
- a CDS encoding CPBP family intramembrane glutamic endopeptidase translates to MDPDTPVPESASFDPGGGEPTTLPDLPCWRLRIAALIEVLACSGFPTQVAIGGLLALFGVMPFDARGHLSPGYVFTLSLLDAAALVALCGWFLHLHGERLSEVALGRRPLALEALIGVLHVPLVFFIVIVVFLGVQRFVPTLHDVTKNPFQGLIGNAAQAALFAVVAVVGGGVREEVQRAFILHRFRQYLGGGALGLIVSSVAFGLGHLIQGSDAALATAVLGAFWGYVYLRRGSIGSTVVSHSGFNAAEILRYTLYGA, encoded by the coding sequence ATGGACCCCGACACGCCGGTGCCGGAATCTGCGTCGTTCGACCCGGGTGGGGGCGAGCCAACCACCTTGCCGGATCTCCCATGCTGGCGGCTTCGGATCGCGGCGCTCATCGAGGTCCTGGCCTGCTCCGGATTCCCCACCCAGGTGGCGATCGGCGGCCTGCTGGCCCTGTTCGGCGTGATGCCGTTCGATGCGCGCGGTCATCTCTCGCCGGGCTATGTCTTCACGCTGTCACTGCTCGATGCGGCCGCGCTCGTCGCGCTGTGCGGGTGGTTCCTGCACCTCCACGGCGAGCGCCTCTCGGAGGTCGCGCTCGGCCGCCGTCCGCTCGCGCTCGAAGCGCTGATCGGCGTCCTCCACGTCCCGCTGGTCTTCTTCATCGTGATTGTCGTGTTCCTCGGCGTGCAGCGCTTCGTGCCGACGCTTCACGACGTGACGAAGAACCCGTTTCAGGGGCTGATCGGGAATGCTGCCCAGGCGGCGTTGTTCGCGGTCGTGGCCGTGGTGGGTGGAGGCGTTCGCGAGGAGGTGCAGCGGGCGTTCATCCTGCACCGGTTCCGCCAGTATCTCGGGGGCGGAGCGCTCGGACTGATCGTGTCGAGCGTGGCGTTCGGCCTGGGGCATCTCATCCAGGGCAGCGACGCGGCGCTGGCCACGGCCGTCCTCGGAGCGTTCTGGGGCTACGTGTACTTGCGGCGGGGCAGCATCGGATCGACCGTCGTGAGCCATTCGGGCTTCAACGCGGCAGAGATCCTCCGCTACACGCTCTACGGAGCGTAG
- a CDS encoding sigma-54 dependent transcriptional regulator has product MSLLDSVSNEPVDLDDQPPVVERVLIVEDDPATRLGLTELVRTWGFLADSAEDGAEALQKITSFRPGIVVTDLVMPRMDGHALLKSLREHDVDISVVILTAQGSVESAVEAIKDGAYDYLTKPVDPQRLQILLQKVVERQETMREVKALRRQLREQGSFGRMIGSSPGMRKVYRVVEQAAPTSASVLINGESGTGKELVAQTVHLLSARAGGPFIALNCAAIPETLLESEIFGHEKGAFTGASERRQGCFELADHGTLFLDEIAEMTPATQVKLLRVLQERTFRRLGGRQEQKVDVRVIAATNQDPVEAVRNGKLREDLFYRLNVFAITLPTLRDRKEDLALLTQSFLAEFNARNGKSIAALNHEAMRILEGYHWPGNVRELRNVIERATILADGQFIEARHLPNALVQVGETVKPALSLSPGTTVEEAERRLIQMTLEHTRDNKTRAAEILGISLKTLHNKLNRLKLRK; this is encoded by the coding sequence ATGTCCTTGCTGGATTCCGTCTCGAACGAGCCTGTTGACCTCGACGACCAGCCGCCCGTTGTCGAACGCGTGCTGATCGTGGAGGACGACCCGGCGACGCGTCTCGGCCTGACCGAGCTGGTTCGGACGTGGGGGTTCCTGGCCGACAGCGCCGAGGACGGTGCAGAGGCCCTGCAGAAGATCACGAGCTTCCGTCCCGGCATCGTCGTCACGGATCTGGTGATGCCGCGAATGGACGGGCACGCCCTGCTGAAGTCGCTGCGCGAGCACGACGTGGACATCAGCGTGGTGATCCTGACCGCGCAGGGTTCGGTCGAATCGGCCGTCGAGGCGATCAAGGACGGGGCCTACGACTACCTGACCAAGCCCGTCGATCCGCAGCGGCTCCAGATCCTCCTGCAGAAGGTGGTCGAGCGCCAGGAGACCATGCGCGAGGTGAAAGCGCTGCGGCGTCAACTGCGCGAGCAGGGATCGTTCGGGCGGATGATCGGCAGCAGTCCGGGCATGCGGAAGGTCTACCGGGTCGTCGAGCAGGCGGCGCCCACGTCGGCGTCGGTGTTGATCAATGGTGAATCGGGAACCGGCAAGGAACTGGTCGCGCAGACGGTCCACCTGCTGAGTGCCCGGGCGGGCGGGCCGTTCATCGCGCTGAACTGCGCGGCCATTCCGGAGACGCTGCTCGAGAGCGAGATCTTCGGTCACGAGAAGGGTGCGTTCACGGGGGCCTCCGAGCGGCGCCAGGGCTGCTTCGAGCTGGCCGATCACGGCACGCTGTTCCTCGACGAGATTGCCGAGATGACGCCCGCGACGCAGGTCAAGCTGCTGCGCGTCCTGCAGGAGCGGACGTTCCGGCGGCTGGGCGGCCGCCAGGAGCAGAAGGTGGACGTGCGGGTCATCGCGGCGACCAACCAGGATCCGGTCGAGGCGGTGCGCAACGGCAAGCTGCGCGAGGACCTGTTCTACCGGCTGAACGTCTTCGCGATCACGCTGCCGACGCTCCGCGATCGCAAGGAGGACCTGGCGCTGCTGACCCAGTCGTTTCTCGCGGAGTTCAACGCGCGCAACGGCAAGTCGATTGCGGCGCTGAACCACGAGGCGATGCGGATCCTCGAGGGGTACCACTGGCCCGGCAACGTCCGCGAGTTGCGGAACGTGATCGAACGGGCGACGATCCTCGCCGACGGCCAGTTCATCGAGGCGCGTCACCTGCCGAACGCGCTGGTGCAGGTTGGGGAGACGGTGAAGCCCGCGCTGTCGCTCTCCCCGGGGACGACCGTCGAAGAGGCCGAGCGGCGCTTGATCCAGATGACGCTCGAGCACACGCGCGACAACAAGACCCGCGCCGCGGAGATCCTCGGGATCAGTCTGAAGACGCTGCACAACAAGCTGAATCGGCTGAAGCTCAGGAAATAG